From a region of the Dunckerocampus dactyliophorus isolate RoL2022-P2 chromosome 20, RoL_Ddac_1.1, whole genome shotgun sequence genome:
- the LOC129172920 gene encoding uncharacterized protein LOC129172920: MADDDQIVAVEIGEQQWHDEDTRSLILWRTANAALFTGRRNAAVNGYEIYIASRGLEGKVTPAFLKKKWENLKHQYKGHKYSKSGVSLDGGETPAASWKWYNLMDEAIGGRLSMTPPVFIASSSQDDVAGESPSVLTPERDVATASIPKRRRVDLGDMLKETMEKDERFELELREMEAKAIEREEARAREAAEREERRHREALEREETRHREAMEREERRHREAVEREERFFREMRERDDRRDTAAREERFLAILEALIQK; encoded by the exons ATGGCGGATGATGACCAAATCGTTGCGGTGGAAATTGGTGAACAACAAT GGCATGATGAGGACACGAGGTCCCTTATTTTGTGGAGGACTGCAAACGCCGCCTTGTTCACAGGGAGACGCAATGCAGCTGTAAATGGATATGA GATATACATTGCTAGTCGAGGCCTGGAGGGAAAGGTGACACCGGCCTTcttaaaaaagaaatgggagaaCCTGAAGCATCAGTATAAG GGGCATAAGTACTCCAAATCTGGGGTCAGCCTAGATGGCGGTGAGACCCCTGCCGCATCTTGGAAGTGGTACAATCTGATGGATGAAGCAATTGGGGGCAGGCTATCGATGACGCCGCCCGTCTTCATCGCTTCATCTTCCCAGGATGATGTGGCGGGCGAATCGCCGTCTGTGCTGACCCCAGAACGGGATGTAGCCACAGCATCCATCCCCAAAAGGCGCCGTGTGGATCTTggggacatgctgaaggaaacGATGGAAAAAGACGAGAGGTTTGAACTGGAGCTGAGAGAGATGGAAGCCAAGGCCATAGAGAGAGAAGAGGCGAGGGCGAGGGAGGCAGCtgagagagaggagaggaggcACCGTGAGGCTTTAGAGAGAGAGGAGACCAGGCACCGTGAGGCTATGGAGAGGGAGGAGAGGAGGCACCGTGAGGCCGTAGAGAGGGAAGAACGATTCTTCAGAGAGATGAGGGAGCGAGACGATAGGAGAGACACTGCTGCTCGGGAGGAGCGCTTCCTGGCAATCCTTGAAGCATTAatccagaaataa